The following are from one region of the Paracoccus sp. S3-43 genome:
- the lspA gene encoding signal peptidase II gives MTNPMMLLLVAATVLADQLTKAAALSLLSLGDAVPVLPGFGLALGFNEGSSFGMLSGVMAGKPLLMAALTGALTLIFAVMAVRARHPLERAGFVLVVGGALGNIIDRLRQGAVTDFLDLYWRNWHWPTFNVADIAITLGAVCILATSLSSRRRKEPVLDRH, from the coding sequence ATGACCAATCCCATGATGCTTCTCTTGGTCGCCGCCACGGTGCTGGCCGACCAGCTGACCAAGGCGGCCGCCCTCTCGCTGCTTTCGCTGGGTGACGCGGTTCCAGTTCTTCCCGGCTTCGGGCTTGCGCTTGGCTTCAACGAAGGGTCGAGCTTCGGCATGCTGTCCGGCGTTATGGCAGGTAAGCCGCTGCTGATGGCCGCCTTGACCGGGGCACTGACCCTGATCTTCGCCGTCATGGCAGTTCGGGCGCGCCATCCGCTGGAGCGCGCAGGCTTCGTCCTGGTGGTAGGCGGTGCGCTTGGCAACATCATCGACCGGCTGCGGCAGGGCGCCGTGACCGACTTCCTCGACCTCTACTGGCGCAACTGGCACTGGCCCACGTTCAATGTCGCGGATATCGCGATCACTCTGGGCGCGGTGTGCATCCTCGCAACCTCTCTTTCCTCACGCCGCCGAAAGGAGCCTGTTCTTGACCGACACTGA
- a CDS encoding heavy metal translocating P-type ATPase → MTANGSATYEWTVSGMDCASCAGKVRGAVQHLPGVSDVDVALMTERLRLTLDEGQTQRDQVEAIVKRLGYGIAAKGLSPDWKPFVLPDGQQESRTDGSRDAAGVAPDTGSTRPDSGPAPGSRWYRTAKGSLVIGTGLLLAAAWAVNLFASEDVANWAFILATIIGVAPIARRAVASARSGMPFTIEMLMTIAATGALVINAAEEAALVVFLFAVGEVLEGVAANKARDGIRALARLVPKTALLEVDGRTRVIPADRLQVGQIVLVRPGDRVPADGEVIEGTSGVDESAVTGESMPKLKVPEAPVFAGSINSEAALRVRVTKSAKDNTIARIIRLVEEAESARAPTERFIDRFSRIYMPAVVGVAVLVAIIPPLAFGQAWDTWIYRALALLLIGCPCALVISVPASIASALSSGSRRGLLMKGGAVIEAAAATTHVAFDKTGTLTHGRPRITDVVSVSGSETEVLALAAAVEAGSSHPLAEAILSRAEAAGITSLAASAAKALPGRGVEGVIEGEPAWVGSPRFAEERGVFDDGARQRAASLEKEGKTVVAVFGLSKLVGLIALRDEPREDAARAVKQLKALGVSSVMLTGDNGRTAAAISDGLGIDYRAELMPEDKVAAIREMTSRGHVMMVGDGINDAPALASAHVGVAMGSGTDVALETADAAILRNRVTDVASKIRLSRATMANIRQNVAIALGLKAVFLVTTILGITGLWIAILADTGATVLVTLNALRLLAFDPEET, encoded by the coding sequence ATGACGGCGAACGGCAGTGCAACCTACGAGTGGACGGTTTCCGGGATGGACTGTGCGTCGTGCGCCGGCAAGGTGCGAGGCGCCGTCCAACACCTGCCGGGCGTGAGCGACGTCGACGTGGCGCTGATGACCGAGCGGCTTCGGCTGACCCTCGACGAAGGGCAGACCCAGCGCGACCAGGTTGAGGCGATCGTCAAACGGCTCGGCTACGGGATCGCGGCGAAAGGATTGAGCCCGGATTGGAAACCCTTCGTGCTGCCGGACGGCCAGCAAGAATCCCGTACGGACGGCTCGCGGGATGCCGCAGGAGTCGCGCCCGACACTGGATCGACAAGGCCTGACAGCGGCCCAGCGCCCGGTTCGCGTTGGTATCGGACCGCGAAGGGCAGTCTGGTGATCGGCACCGGGCTCCTCCTCGCGGCGGCATGGGCCGTGAATCTGTTCGCCTCCGAGGACGTAGCGAACTGGGCCTTCATCCTCGCCACGATTATCGGTGTTGCGCCAATCGCGCGGCGCGCCGTGGCGTCCGCCCGATCGGGCATGCCATTCACGATTGAGATGCTGATGACTATCGCCGCCACCGGCGCGCTTGTCATCAATGCCGCGGAAGAAGCGGCGCTGGTGGTCTTCCTCTTCGCAGTCGGGGAGGTTCTCGAGGGCGTCGCGGCGAACAAGGCCCGCGACGGGATCCGTGCGCTCGCGCGCCTCGTGCCGAAGACGGCTCTACTGGAAGTGGATGGCAGGACGCGAGTGATCCCGGCCGACCGGCTGCAGGTGGGCCAGATCGTTCTGGTGCGCCCCGGAGACCGGGTCCCGGCAGACGGCGAGGTCATCGAGGGCACCTCCGGCGTCGATGAGAGCGCGGTCACGGGCGAGAGCATGCCGAAGCTGAAGGTGCCCGAAGCGCCAGTCTTTGCTGGCTCAATCAATTCTGAAGCGGCGCTGCGAGTCCGGGTCACCAAGTCGGCCAAGGACAACACCATCGCCCGCATCATTCGTCTGGTCGAGGAAGCGGAGAGCGCCCGCGCGCCGACGGAGCGCTTCATCGACCGGTTCAGCCGCATCTACATGCCCGCCGTGGTCGGAGTTGCGGTGCTGGTGGCGATCATCCCGCCCCTCGCATTCGGTCAAGCCTGGGACACGTGGATCTACCGCGCGCTCGCGCTGCTCTTGATCGGATGCCCCTGCGCGCTGGTGATATCCGTACCGGCTTCCATCGCTTCCGCGCTTTCCTCCGGTTCGCGACGTGGCCTCCTGATGAAGGGAGGCGCCGTGATCGAGGCCGCAGCGGCGACCACGCATGTTGCATTCGACAAGACGGGGACCCTGACCCATGGGAGGCCGCGCATCACGGATGTGGTGTCGGTCTCAGGATCGGAGACGGAGGTGCTGGCGCTAGCTGCGGCCGTTGAAGCGGGATCGAGCCATCCACTGGCGGAGGCGATCCTGTCGCGCGCAGAAGCTGCGGGAATCACGTCCTTGGCCGCATCGGCCGCCAAGGCGCTCCCCGGCCGGGGGGTCGAAGGGGTCATCGAGGGCGAGCCCGCCTGGGTGGGCTCTCCTCGGTTCGCGGAGGAGCGCGGCGTGTTTGACGATGGCGCGCGGCAGAGGGCGGCCAGCCTCGAGAAAGAGGGTAAGACGGTCGTAGCGGTCTTCGGTCTGAGCAAGCTTGTCGGGCTCATCGCGCTCCGGGATGAGCCCCGAGAGGATGCCGCCCGCGCAGTGAAGCAGCTGAAGGCGCTCGGCGTCAGTTCGGTAATGCTGACCGGAGACAACGGACGCACGGCGGCAGCCATTTCCGACGGTCTCGGCATTGACTATCGCGCCGAGCTGATGCCCGAAGACAAGGTTGCAGCGATCCGCGAGATGACCTCGAGGGGTCACGTGATGATGGTGGGTGACGGCATCAACGACGCCCCCGCGCTCGCCTCCGCCCATGTGGGCGTCGCGATGGGCTCCGGAACCGACGTTGCGCTCGAGACCGCCGACGCCGCAATTCTGCGCAATCGGGTAACTGATGTCGCCAGCAAAATACGACTTTCCCGGGCGACCATGGCGAACATTCGGCAGAACGTGGCGATCGCGCTCGGCCTCAAAGCGGTGTTTCTTGTTACCACCATCCTTGGCATCACCGGGCTCTGGATTGCCATTCTCGCCGACACGGGCGCGACTGTACTCGTCACGCTTAACGCACTGCGGCTTCTCGCTTTCGATCCGGAGGAGACCTGA
- a CDS encoding YnfA family protein gives MTALPTLAVYAAAALAEIAGCFAIWAWWRLGASAVWLVPGVASLIAFGWLLAQIDSAFAGRAYAAYGGVYIVASVLWMWLAEGERPDRWDLIGGVVCLAGAALILLAPRSV, from the coding sequence ATGACAGCGCTGCCGACCCTGGCAGTCTATGCCGCCGCGGCTCTGGCCGAAATCGCGGGCTGTTTCGCCATCTGGGCGTGGTGGCGCCTCGGCGCCTCAGCGGTTTGGCTCGTTCCAGGCGTTGCGAGCCTGATCGCCTTTGGCTGGCTCCTGGCGCAGATCGACTCGGCCTTCGCCGGGCGCGCCTACGCAGCCTACGGGGGCGTCTACATCGTGGCGTCCGTCCTCTGGATGTGGCTGGCCGAAGGCGAGCGACCCGATCGCTGGGATCTCATAGGCGGCGTCGTTTGCCTTGCGGGGGCGGCCCTGATCCTGCTCGCCCCGCGCAGCGTCTAG
- a CDS encoding cation transporter, which translates to MTKELPKNPDERQRRTLWTVLLLNAAIAIGFFATGALGDSSALIANGLDNTSDSFVYAISLFALSRSDKWKRGAANVSGGLLLLFAAGILIDAVRRYYTGSEPLGPLMISMALIAAVVNGICIWLLGRLEDPDVNVRAANTFSLNDFISNGGILVAGGLVWWLGSNWPDLVVGVAVAGVAAWGGIGILRDAHGEGRRAQTNQ; encoded by the coding sequence ATGACCAAAGAACTGCCAAAGAATCCGGATGAACGTCAGCGCCGTACGCTCTGGACGGTTCTGCTGCTGAATGCGGCGATCGCCATCGGCTTTTTTGCGACAGGCGCATTGGGCGACTCCAGCGCGTTGATTGCCAACGGTCTGGACAACACCTCCGACAGCTTCGTCTACGCCATCAGCCTTTTTGCCCTGTCTCGTTCGGACAAATGGAAGCGCGGAGCCGCCAACGTGTCAGGAGGGCTGCTGCTGCTCTTCGCGGCTGGCATCCTGATCGACGCTGTTCGCCGCTACTACACAGGCTCCGAGCCGCTCGGCCCACTCATGATTTCCATGGCCCTCATTGCCGCGGTTGTGAACGGCATCTGCATCTGGCTCCTTGGTCGGCTCGAGGACCCGGACGTGAACGTCAGAGCGGCCAACACCTTCAGTCTGAACGACTTCATTTCGAACGGCGGTATTCTCGTCGCGGGCGGTCTCGTCTGGTGGCTGGGCAGCAATTGGCCCGATCTCGTGGTCGGTGTCGCGGTCGCCGGCGTCGCCGCTTGGGGCGGCATCGGAATCCTGCGCGACGCGCATGGCGAAGGCAGGAGGGCTCAAACAAATCAGTAG
- a CDS encoding single-stranded DNA-binding protein has product MSATITAMGRVARMGEVRAAGNTEVLNVRVAVDNGWGDRKKTDFFNLGIWGKQARTMEGLLQKGGLIFFTGEFSTREYEYQGEKRQDLEIRVDRLDLGPRGAATADDRRATEPGPTQNTGRQAGFNGAAVTDPYDRDEIPF; this is encoded by the coding sequence ATGTCTGCAACCATCACCGCCATGGGCCGTGTCGCCCGCATGGGAGAAGTCCGCGCCGCCGGCAACACCGAAGTGCTGAATGTCCGCGTGGCCGTCGATAACGGCTGGGGCGACCGTAAGAAGACCGACTTTTTCAACCTCGGCATATGGGGCAAGCAAGCCCGGACGATGGAGGGCCTGCTGCAAAAGGGAGGCCTGATCTTCTTCACCGGCGAGTTCAGCACACGCGAATACGAATACCAGGGCGAAAAGCGGCAGGATCTCGAAATCCGCGTCGATCGCCTCGACCTCGGGCCTCGTGGCGCAGCGACGGCCGATGACCGCCGCGCCACCGAGCCCGGGCCCACACAAAACACAGGCCGTCAGGCCGGTTTCAACGGGGCGGCGGTCACCGATCCATACGACCGGGACGAAATCCCGTTCTAA
- a CDS encoding zincin-like metallopeptidase domain-containing protein, with translation MPWHSQGGWPVNVASGRAYRGINVLMLWGEAQDKGFSSPLWGTFKQWQAAGAKVRKGEKASLIVFWKDLPAKDRAEGDEEEAGKRFVLKTSYAFNLAQTEGYEAPGAVDAPPHEPSAAERLVAAAGVDVRFGGDRAFYHPRLDYVQRPPLADFVSVPAFQSVLLHEAAHWTGHASRLEREFGKRFGDAAYAVEELVAELTAAFLCADLGVSNQPRMDHAEYVANWLQVLKSDSRAIFTAASAATKAADFLLASQAVEEKVDLAA, from the coding sequence ATGCCGTGGCATTCCCAAGGCGGGTGGCCCGTCAATGTGGCTTCGGGCCGGGCGTATCGTGGCATCAATGTTTTAATGCTGTGGGGGGAGGCCCAGGATAAGGGCTTTTCCAGCCCGCTGTGGGGGACCTTCAAGCAATGGCAAGCCGCCGGCGCCAAGGTGCGCAAAGGGGAAAAAGCGAGCCTCATCGTCTTCTGGAAAGACCTTCCCGCGAAAGACCGGGCGGAAGGCGATGAGGAAGAGGCTGGCAAGCGGTTCGTCTTGAAGACCAGTTACGCTTTCAACCTGGCCCAAACAGAGGGCTACGAGGCCCCCGGCGCCGTGGATGCCCCGCCGCACGAGCCAAGCGCGGCCGAGCGCCTGGTGGCCGCTGCCGGCGTGGATGTCCGCTTTGGTGGCGATCGGGCGTTCTACCATCCCCGGCTCGACTATGTGCAGAGGCCGCCGCTGGCCGACTTCGTGAGCGTGCCCGCGTTCCAGAGCGTGCTGCTGCACGAAGCCGCCCATTGGACAGGCCATGCCAGCCGCTTGGAAAGGGAGTTCGGCAAAAGGTTCGGGGACGCCGCATACGCCGTGGAAGAACTCGTCGCTGAACTGACCGCCGCGTTCCTCTGTGCTGACCTGGGGGTGTCGAACCAGCCCCGCATGGACCATGCCGAATATGTGGCGAATTGGCTGCAGGTCCTGAAATCGGACTCCCGCGCGATATTCACTGCCGCTTCGGCAGCGACAAAAGCGGCGGATTTCCTGCTGGCCTCCCAAGCCGTCGAGGAAAAGGTCGATCTGGCCGCTTAA
- a CDS encoding IS3 family transposase (programmed frameshift) — MAGKRDKPEDIVLKLRQIEVLHGQGMAISDAVRQIGVTEPTYYRWRKQYGGMNRDQLKRLKELEAENQRLRRAVSDLTLDKMILSEAAPGKLLSPSRRRKCIDHVRQALGISERRACRTLGQHRSTQRKVPCGAPDEERLTEDIIALARTYGRYGYRMITGLLNNAGWHVNHKRVERIWRREGLKIPQKQAKKGRLWLNDGSCVRLRPEHPNHVWSYDFVQDRTHDGRLFRTLNIIDEFTKEALVIRANRKLNSTDVIDALTELFILRGPPAFIRSDNGAEFIAKKVQGWIGAVGAKTAFIEPGSPWENGYCESFNARFRDELLDAEVFYSLREAQILIERWRRHYNTVRPHSSLGYRPPAPEALIPIDQRPTMH, encoded by the exons ATGGCAGGCAAGCGAGACAAACCGGAAGACATCGTTCTGAAGCTTCGACAGATCGAAGTGCTTCATGGACAGGGAATGGCGATTTCCGACGCGGTGCGGCAGATCGGCGTGACCGAGCCGACGTATTATCGCTGGCGCAAGCAGTATGGCGGCATGAACCGGGATCAGCTGAAGCGTCTCAAGGAGCTTGAGGCGGAGAACCAGCGGTTGCGGCGCGCGGTGTCAGATCTGACCTTGGACAAGATGATCCTGAGCGAGGCTGCAC CGGGGAAACTTCTAAGCCCTTCGCGCCGTCGCAAGTGCATCGATCATGTGCGGCAGGCGCTTGGCATATCCGAGCGCCGCGCCTGCCGCACCCTCGGGCAGCACCGCTCAACGCAACGCAAGGTTCCTTGCGGCGCCCCGGACGAAGAACGGCTGACGGAGGACATCATCGCGCTCGCTCGCACCTACGGGCGATATGGCTATCGGATGATCACCGGACTGCTGAACAACGCCGGTTGGCATGTAAATCATAAACGCGTGGAACGGATATGGCGGCGTGAAGGGCTGAAGATCCCACAAAAGCAGGCAAAGAAGGGTCGGCTCTGGTTGAACGACGGGTCCTGCGTCCGTCTCCGACCGGAGCACCCGAACCACGTCTGGTCCTATGATTTCGTTCAGGACCGGACACATGACGGACGGCTGTTTCGGACGCTCAATATCATCGACGAATTCACGAAGGAGGCGCTGGTGATCCGTGCAAACCGCAAGCTCAATTCCACCGACGTAATCGACGCCCTGACGGAGCTGTTCATCTTGCGTGGCCCGCCTGCGTTCATAAGGTCCGACAATGGCGCGGAATTCATTGCCAAGAAGGTGCAGGGCTGGATCGGCGCAGTTGGTGCCAAGACCGCGTTCATCGAGCCGGGTTCACCCTGGGAGAACGGGTATTGCGAGAGCTTCAACGCTCGATTCCGCGACGAACTCCTGGACGCAGAAGTCTTCTATTCGCTTAGGGAGGCCCAGATCCTCATCGAGCGATGGCGCCGCCACTACAACACTGTCAGGCCGCACAGCTCCCTGGGATACCGCCCGCCCGCACCGGAAGCCCTCATCCCAATAGACCAGCGGCCGACGATGCACTAA
- a CDS encoding MFS transporter: MTLPARTRTVSALGVIEIFAWGSTYYLMAVLAGPIAADTGWSVGMLSAGVSGGLLVAGFAAPTVGRLIQITGGRRVLATGMALIATGLVLLGSARSLPVYFAAWAILGLGMSAGLYDAAFSTLGRLFGRDARAAITQLTLWGGFASTVCWPISAWLVEIVGWRGTCFAYAALHLTVTLPISLCLLPRRPPAEEKAQSTGAMLPDLPGLLDLRFLCIVAAGVSLSMLATIWSIHLIRILTAEGYALATAIALGTLIGPAQVGARVLEMLGRGRHHPIWTMGSAVGLVLLGFLGLQLGAPASAALVAYGAGNGLWSIARGALPLTLFGSDRYAQTMGRLAMPMLFAAAAAPMIGAFLIEAFGADGTLAILSAMAAVPCVAALVLAASVHRQRRIPAV, translated from the coding sequence ATGACCCTTCCTGCAAGGACCCGTACCGTCTCTGCCCTCGGTGTGATTGAGATCTTCGCTTGGGGCAGCACTTATTACCTGATGGCGGTTCTGGCGGGTCCGATTGCCGCTGACACGGGTTGGAGCGTCGGCATGCTATCCGCCGGCGTATCCGGCGGTCTCTTGGTGGCGGGCTTCGCCGCGCCGACCGTGGGCCGGCTGATCCAAATTACCGGCGGCCGGCGAGTGCTGGCGACCGGGATGGCGCTGATTGCAACGGGCCTGGTTTTGCTTGGCAGCGCCCGAAGCCTGCCGGTGTATTTCGCCGCCTGGGCCATTCTCGGTCTCGGCATGTCGGCGGGCCTGTATGATGCGGCTTTCTCGACGCTCGGGCGGCTCTTCGGGCGAGACGCGCGGGCGGCGATCACCCAGCTCACCCTGTGGGGCGGTTTCGCCAGCACGGTTTGTTGGCCGATCTCGGCATGGCTGGTCGAGATCGTCGGCTGGCGAGGGACATGTTTCGCCTATGCGGCGCTACATCTGACGGTGACGCTGCCGATCAGCCTCTGTCTCCTGCCGCGGAGACCGCCCGCGGAAGAGAAGGCGCAGTCGACCGGAGCAATGCTGCCCGACCTGCCGGGTCTTCTCGATTTGCGCTTCCTGTGCATCGTTGCGGCTGGCGTGAGCCTGTCGATGCTGGCGACCATCTGGTCGATCCATCTGATCAGGATCCTGACCGCCGAGGGATACGCATTGGCCACTGCGATTGCGCTCGGCACCTTGATCGGGCCGGCACAGGTCGGCGCCCGCGTCCTCGAGATGCTGGGCCGCGGGCGCCATCATCCGATCTGGACAATGGGTTCGGCGGTCGGTCTGGTGCTTCTCGGTTTTCTGGGTCTGCAGCTCGGAGCTCCTGCCTCCGCGGCGCTGGTCGCCTATGGGGCGGGAAATGGTCTTTGGTCGATCGCTCGCGGCGCTTTGCCGCTCACTCTCTTCGGGTCTGACCGCTACGCGCAGACGATGGGGCGCCTCGCCATGCCGATGCTTTTCGCCGCCGCCGCCGCGCCGATGATCGGTGCGTTTCTGATCGAGGCATTCGGAGCGGATGGCACCCTCGCGATACTTTCCGCCATGGCGGCCGTACCCTGCGTTGCCGCTCTGGTCCTCGCGGCCTCGGTTCATCGGCAACGAAGAATACCCGCTGTCTAG
- a CDS encoding helix-turn-helix domain-containing protein has translation MLTIGKLGEAAGVKVPTIRYYEQIGLLPEPERSAGNQRLYGGSALDRLAFIRHARELGFPLDAIRDLLSLSDKPDQSCAAADVIAKKQLTAVKARIARLTALKAELERMITQCAQGTVADCRVIEVLSDHSHCAQNHGASEAAG, from the coding sequence ATGCTCACCATCGGAAAATTGGGTGAAGCGGCCGGCGTGAAGGTTCCGACGATCCGCTATTACGAGCAGATCGGCCTCCTGCCGGAGCCAGAGCGCAGCGCCGGGAACCAGCGGCTCTACGGGGGCTCGGCGCTGGATCGGCTGGCGTTCATCCGCCACGCGCGCGAGCTTGGGTTTCCGCTGGACGCCATACGCGACCTTCTGAGCCTCTCCGATAAGCCGGATCAATCCTGCGCAGCCGCCGACGTCATCGCGAAGAAGCAGCTCACCGCGGTCAAGGCCCGGATCGCGCGTCTCACGGCGCTGAAGGCAGAGCTCGAGCGCATGATCACGCAGTGCGCACAGGGTACCGTGGCCGACTGCCGCGTGATCGAGGTGCTGAGCGACCATTCCCATTGCGCGCAGAACCACGGGGCGTCCGAGGCCGCCGGATGA
- a CDS encoding methyltransferase, translating into MLSPFGWSALAVLFGYLALFFWGSAVAAQAAGKPVWLFARASGRDRAAAFGFRAAFILAFFGPLLWIVWPMLHKVDPFWTEGRAVALGIIGIFIAGLGAMVAFAAQMSMGSSWRVGVVSGATGSLVSGGLYQFSRNPTFVGQFALLAGVALAVPAVPTILAPILFLWSAATQVRSEEAVLREALGPDYDRYVASVPRWIGIPRKAAP; encoded by the coding sequence ATGCTGTCTCCGTTCGGCTGGTCGGCGCTCGCCGTCCTTTTCGGCTATCTCGCGCTTTTTTTCTGGGGCAGCGCCGTCGCGGCACAGGCGGCAGGGAAACCGGTCTGGCTGTTTGCCCGCGCCTCAGGACGCGACCGCGCGGCCGCTTTCGGGTTCCGCGCCGCGTTCATCCTCGCTTTTTTCGGACCCCTCCTCTGGATAGTTTGGCCGATGTTGCACAAGGTCGATCCCTTCTGGACCGAAGGAAGAGCCGTTGCGCTTGGCATCATCGGTATCTTCATCGCGGGCCTTGGCGCGATGGTGGCCTTTGCAGCTCAGATGTCGATGGGCTCATCCTGGCGCGTCGGTGTGGTGAGCGGTGCAACGGGAAGCCTCGTCTCAGGTGGGCTATATCAGTTCAGCCGGAACCCGACCTTCGTCGGGCAATTCGCGCTGCTGGCCGGTGTCGCCCTGGCGGTGCCTGCCGTCCCGACGATCCTTGCGCCGATCCTGTTCCTCTGGTCGGCAGCCACGCAGGTCCGGTCGGAGGAAGCTGTGCTGCGCGAAGCCCTGGGGCCAGACTATGACCGCTATGTCGCATCGGTTCCGCGCTGGATCGGCATCCCGAGGAAGGCCGCGCCATGA
- a CDS encoding IS3 family transposase (programmed frameshift) produces the protein MKRTRFTDEQIIGILAEHDAGAKCADLCRKHGMSEGTFYNWKAKLGGMTVPEAKRLKALEDENAKLKRLLAEQMLDMAAMKDLLGKKMVTPVVKREAVAHLQARFGVSERRACRIAGADRRMVRYRSRRPADGALRGRLRELANERRRFGYRRLFVLLRREGEPSGINRIYRLYREEGLTVRKRSARRKALGTRAPILVEPRANARWSLDFVHDQFACGRRFRILNVVDDVTRECLAAIPDTSISGRRVARELTALIERRGRPGMIVSDNSTELTSNAILKWCGEHRIEWHYIAPGKPMQNGFVESFNGRMRDEFLNETLFHSLAHARHLIASWVRDYNTERPHSALGYQTPADFARALITAIDRPVARMEAHASRAIAFTSKTPTNDHWAPVATG, from the exons ATGAAGCGAACGAGATTCACGGACGAGCAGATCATCGGCATTCTGGCCGAGCACGACGCGGGCGCGAAGTGCGCCGATCTGTGTCGGAAGCACGGGATGTCGGAAGGCACCTTCTACAACTGGAAAGCCAAGCTCGGCGGCATGACGGTGCCTGAGGCGAAGCGGCTGAAGGCGCTCGAGGATGAGAATGCCAAGCTGAAGAGGCTCTTGGCCGAGCAGATGCTCGACATGGCCGCGATGAAGGATCTGCTGG GCAAAAAAATGGTGACGCCCGTCGTGAAGCGCGAGGCGGTCGCGCATCTGCAGGCCCGGTTCGGGGTCTCGGAGCGGCGGGCGTGCCGGATCGCGGGCGCCGATCGCAGGATGGTCCGCTATCGGTCGCGGCGCCCGGCAGATGGGGCGCTGCGCGGACGATTGCGCGAGCTTGCCAACGAGCGGCGCAGGTTCGGATACCGGCGGCTGTTCGTGCTGCTGCGGCGGGAAGGAGAGCCGTCTGGCATCAACCGGATCTATCGGCTCTACCGCGAAGAGGGGTTAACCGTCCGTAAACGCAGCGCCCGCCGCAAGGCGCTTGGCACCCGCGCGCCGATCCTGGTCGAGCCGCGGGCCAATGCACGCTGGTCCCTCGACTTCGTTCACGACCAGTTCGCCTGCGGGCGCCGGTTCCGGATCCTGAATGTGGTCGATGACGTGACCCGGGAATGCCTTGCCGCCATCCCCGACACGTCGATCTCGGGCCGCCGTGTCGCGCGGGAGCTGACGGCACTGATCGAACGGCGGGGGCGCCCGGGCATGATCGTCTCCGACAACAGCACGGAACTGACCTCGAATGCCATCCTGAAATGGTGCGGCGAGCATCGGATCGAGTGGCACTACATCGCGCCGGGAAAGCCCATGCAGAACGGCTTCGTCGAAAGCTTCAACGGCCGGATGCGCGACGAATTCCTCAACGAAACGCTGTTCCATAGCTTGGCCCATGCTCGCCATCTGATCGCGTCCTGGGTCCGGGACTACAACACAGAGCGGCCCCACTCGGCGCTCGGCTATCAGACGCCGGCAGACTTTGCCCGGGCTCTGATCACCGCAATCGACCGCCCCGTTGCGCGAATGGAGGCCCATGCAAGCCGAGCCATTGCTTTTACATCGAAGACACCCACAAATGATCACTGGGCTCCGGTCGCAACTGGATGA